CCTGCACGTAAATATACACATTTATTAACCGCGGGGACATAACCATAGTTGGCGAGCTCGACCCTCTGCCCTCAGACACGTTTCAGGAGAAGCAGCTGGCAGATAAGAGCACACTGACTGCATCAGCACTCCActgtttatttttccccaaagtcAGATAACAGATCATCTGAAACAGCAGATATGAACCCCCGTGATCATAGTACAAACACGAAAAGGCCTCACTCAGACACTTTCTGTAACCCAAAGCCTTAACTGTGAAGCCACAGCATACAGGAGAAATGAGTAAACTGTGTAATATTCTGTAAGACACTAGGTGTtgtactgttttttattttattttttattttggctgCTTAAAACATAGTTTATAAAATATTAATGGATtatttgtgttcttttttttctaatggaAGACATTTACCTTCCCAGATTGTGGACATAGTACTGGATTTTCCAATATTTAATAAAAGTACTTAATTaacagacaaaaaaaggaaCTATTAAAAGCAATCATAATTGAAGCATTAACTTCTCAATATCGACTTCCCACATCTAATGCAGGTTGCCGCTCATGCCATTATtaaacaaacaattaaataaaaagaattgtAATGTCtatacatttattcattttattactTTCCCGGTCAATTCTTGAGTCCAGCAGCTTGTGCGGCGCTCCAGAGAACCAACAGTTACTTTAATTGATTGTTAATTGATGGTGGACTTGTTATCACTTTGGTTGATGGAGAAAAACTATATAGTGTGATTGAACAGAGAATTAATCAATTAAATTGCTACAGAATTACCAGCATTTTTTACTATTGATCCCAGTGCAGAGCAAAGGGGTCAGTAGGAACTTGTCAGCACGCAGGCAAGCTGGAGAGGACTTAACTGCCCTCATGAATCTGTCTTGGTTAACTTAGCCCAAATCACCTAACGTATTATTTTCCCTCTCATATCCTGTTCTCTGCGTACAGTCAAAATGGATCCAtgtcttttccctttttcttggATTTTTTGCCAGAGTAGTCACAGTTGAGTGTCCAGTTTGTTTAGTTGGGCTTGATGGAACGCACCGCTTAGTATTCTTTCCTTTTCCCTCCTGGCACTAGCAGAGTTTAAGGCTGAAATCCCCTTTTCTGCTTCTGTTTACTTCCTTACATACAAATGAGTCCTCTTTCAACTCAGCTCGTAAATAGGAGTCACTGCTGAAAACATCCACTCATTCGTTTTATGGGCAATTGGCAGTAGATTTGTTTTGTTAAATCTCAAGCATATCTTTAAAGTTTACATCTTGACAGCCTAATACCTTTAAATGCTGTGAAATCACTTTGCTTAGCAATGCAGAGTGTGTTCGACAGTGCTTGAAATATTATGGAGGCTTTGAAGTGCCAGAGAAACAAAGATGTAGAGCGCGTGTCATGTGCTTCCTGTTATCCTGCCTTTCTCCTATAGCTGAATCAATTTATTTTCgttattaatattaaatggGAGTACACTACAAAGATTGTTAGAAAGTCATAAATTGGGCACGTCTTTCCCCCAAATCCAGTTTCGAAGACTAACATTCTTTCTGGAAACCTTCAATCTTACTGTACCTACTTCTCAAAAGTTTATCTATCTTGTTGCAGGCATGCAAACAAGTGTGACGACAGGGCCAGAGTCCAACAAAAAAGCATCTTTGCTAACCGTTTTGATGATCTGTGGAGCATCACCCCGGAGATTTATCCGCTGAACCAGCACAAGTCATGTACCAAGTGGTACCAGGAGGAGCGGGGGGCACAATTACAGATGTTATCCCCAAGCAGAAACATACCAAGGACTCTCGGCCCTTAGTCGGAGCTGGAGTGATCGGCCTGGTGCTGGTGATTGCAGCTGTAACTGCCTGGTGTTACTACATAGCCTCTCTACGTAAAGCTGAGCTGCTGAAGACTCAGCTACTGGATCTGAATAAAGATGGCTACATTATTCGCAACCAGGGAGGGTCTATTGTTTTTAGGATGGATTTCAGGTTGGTTGGAGTTATTGAAATCTCATTTATTTGGTTGGATGTGAAATTAAGATGCATCAGAAAATGTACAAATTTGAATATGTGAATATTTTgtcttttaaaagaaatgtaataCTTGTGTCCAGGAACAATgcacagaaatgtatttattctcaAATTTTGGCAGATCTGGGACCCTTGATTTGGACTCCTGCTCGAAAGAAGGGGAAATTCTGAGTTGTGGACGCACAACTGACAGAAAACTTAACTTCTTCATTGAGACGGTGCAACCCAAGGACACTGTGCAGTGCTACCGTGTTCGTTGGGAGGAACTGGTTCCTGATATTCCTGTTGAGCATGCCATGACCTACAAGTTTGCACATTGGTACGGAGGTGCAGTGTCAGCAATTCAGCACTGGCCTATTTCCATTTCTGGCCAACAGGCTCCGAAACCTTTTGTTACAAGTGACATTTACTCAAACCGCGATGAATTTGGTGGAATTCTGGAGAGTTACTGGCTTTCGTCCAATGCCACTGCCATCAAGATTAATAATTCTGTGCCCTTTCACCTTGGATGGAACGACACAGAAAAGACCATGTATTTTCAGGCACGCTACAATGATAGTCCCTTCAAGCCAAACCCAGGCGAGGCGCCATGTGCTGAGCTTAGTTACAGAGTTTGTGTGGGCTTGGACGTGACATCCATCCACAAGTACATGGTCCGCAGATATTTCACCAAACCCAACAAAGTACCTGCCAAAGTCATGTTTCGCCATCCCATTTGGTCGACCTGGGCAAAACATAAAACTGATGTTGACCAAGAGAAACTCTTGTCATATGCTGCCAGCATCCGAAAGCATAACTTTAACTGTAGCCACCTGGAACTGGATGACCGCTACACCAGCCGCTACGGAGATTTTGAGTTTGACCCAGTTAAGTTCCCTAACGCCTCGGACATGTTCCGAAAGCTGAAATCAGATGGCTTTCTGGTCTCCCTCTGGATTCACCCCTTTGTCAATTATGACTCTGCGAACTTCCATACGTGTGTAGAGAGGGGCTATTTTGTCCGAGAGCCTACAGGCCGGCTGCCAGCATTGGTCCAATGGTGGAATGGCATTGGTGGCATTTTGGACTTCACAAATCCAGAAGCCCGGGACTGGTTTGCCCTCCAGCTACGAACACTTCGTTCAAAGTACGGGGTAGCCTCTTTTAAATTTGACGCAGGGGAAACAAACTATTTACCATGGAAATTTAGCACCTGGGCTCCCATTCGTGATCCAAGTTTTTTCACAAGGCACTACACTGAAATGGCTATTCCCTACAATGATAGAGCTGAACTGCGCAGCGGTTACCAATCCCAGAACATATCCTGTTTTTTCAGACCAATTGACAGAGATTCTGTGTGGGGATATGAGTTGGGTCTCAAATCCCTTATTCCCACCGTGCTGACAATCAGCATTCTGGGCTATCAGTTCATTCTGCCAGACATGATTGGAGGGAATGCTTATCTAAACTGCACAGGAAAAGATTGCACATTACCCGATCGAGAACTTTATATCCGCTGGTTAGAGCTGGCGGCCTTCATGCCCTCCATGCAGTTTTCAATCCCGCCATGGGAATATGACAATGAGGTGGTTGAAATTGCTCGGAAATACACAGCCCTCCATGAAAGTATTGTAGCACCACGGGTCCTTGAGCTGGCAGGCGAGGTGATAGACACCGGGGACCCAATCATACGTCCCTTGTGGTGGATTGCCACAGGTGACGAAACGGCCTATAAAATTGACTCCCAGTTTCTGATTGGGGATGACCTCATGGTAGCTCCAGTTTTAGAGCCCAGAAAACAAGAGCGTGACATCTACCTCCCTGCTGGCCATTGGAGAAGCTACAAAGGGGAAAGGTTTGAGATCAAAGAGCCTCTGCACCTTACAGACTATCCTGTAGACCTGGATGAAATTGCCTATTTTGTTTGGGGGCTGCGAGAAGGACATTAGACTTGGTTATCTTGTGCTCCAGTTTGCCAATGAGACAAGCTTCACATTTTCATCTGTTACAGATGACATGGCAGATAGTGGGTGTGAAAGGGTTTATTTATAGAAAAGGTGTTCTGCAACAAAATCTAGACATTTTTAAGGAATTAAATTATAACACTTCTTTACTCCACAAAAGTAACATTTGCgtcatgcagctcctgaaattACCTTCTTCATTTTTCaattaatttaacatttttcagTTGAACTAAGTGCAGTAAATTGTCATTTGAACTAGGGCCGTGTGACTTTTAGTGATCGGTCATAGTAAGTTAAATGGTATATGCAGGAGTAACGTGCAGAGGAGAGGGCTGACAAGAGTTGTGCCGCAGTATTTGTGTAAACATTTGCAGCATCAGTCACCACTGGTCATTATAAGCCAACAGTGTATTACCAGAGCCAGAAAGGCTGTGCTACCAAAATCCCAGTTTGTGATGAAATCATAATGATATTTCTTAAACCGTGTCAAATTAGTGTTTGGTGCCTGGTAAAAAGGGAATCCGCTCACAGTGAAATGCGTGCCATAAAGCTGTTATATTCCTCACTCATACAGCACTTTAAACGTTAGCTTAAGCCAAACAAATAAAGGTATGTCATTACTGTATTGCTGTAAGTGAGATGGTCGTCTATGGTAACCAACATTATCCTACTTTCCTGTAACACTCAAATGCACTATACTCTGCTGTTTGTGATGCTTTGCATTTGCTCTATTTGTGTATCTTGATATTGTATAACTGATTTTAGCCAAGACGAAGATTCTTTTTACCATCTTCTAAGTATTTAATACTCTTCCTCAGGTTACTGTTTTCTCAGGCTGTGGTGCGCTTTGAAGCATCTGGTAATTATTATTAATGCTCACTCTGAGTTCAGCTAAACAGCAAGTGttactgttatttttttttttaaatacatggaTGCCACATTAAAAGAATTAAGCTTCTCCATAACATTTTGCAATGTTTGAAATGTATAATGCAAAATGTTATGTAGAATGCAAAATGTTCAATCTAATCTTTAAGCTTTCTAATTAATCTTTGAAATGTATTACAATGAAATGAGTGATAacgttatttatatattttacagATTAATGAAATCAGCACATTACATGGTACTATGTTGTTTTGCCATTTTGCATTTTCTGAATACCTCATTGATGCCTTTAAGTGCCATTTGTTAATAACTTCTCCGACAGTTCTTTTTCAAATTTTCTATGCATTTCATTGTCTGTGGAGATTGTTACCTAACAAGCTAACTTTATTTGCTGATTTGATTTATTATTCACTAGTTTTGGTGGATTCATTCTTGATAAAGTGTATCACAGGTTCCAGAGGGCATGGTGCCCCATgttcttcaaaaataaagttgttCCTGAATTTGACATGCGTAGTTGCGAACTACATCAGTTCTGGACTGAAGATTTAAGACTTGTATTTTCCACTGCCTGAGATCTCTTTTGTCTCAGAAGCCAGTTTTCATAGAGTTTTCATAAAGAGGAGTGAATAATTTGGTTTCATGACAATCATCTTTGACATCTTTTGGCtcttgtgctttatttaaaagTAAATCTTGAAATGGGTTCTGATGGCTTTTGAACCTGCAATTTAAATGTCCTCAGAAATAAGGGTAAGACTTGTTCACTGCCCTCGACTTACTGTGTAATTTCCCCCTTTTGATATGTGTTTTTGCTTCCTGTGTTTGATCCATTAAGCTGCCTGAAGCTGACTTGTGGTTTCCAGTTGACCTCATGGGTTtttgtttgtggcttttgactCAGTGTCAAGACCGCATCTCTACCTATTTATAGCAGGTCTCACTTGGCATCTGTGCCCATCCCTTGAGGCTATTTTTGTCCCAGACAATTTTGCTTTATGGCTGTTCCCTGGACtctgtgtatttttttctttacttttggttgatttaatttggtgaatcctgactttaaaaaaagaaaatctgtaaATTGCATGTAACTAAAACTACATTAAAAGTGTATCAATCTTTGATATCCTTTGGATGAATgtattagaagaaaaaaaaatgcacacactgaaataaaaaagtaataaacAAGACAAATTGTTACATTTGCAGCCAATACTGTCATTGCTGGATGGCTATCAATATTCCAAGTGTTATCTCAGACTTTTACACTTTACAAGGattggtaaataaataaatatcttgAAAAAAAGACAAGTTGATGTGAAATTAATGTCTGTGAGCTGCCCATCCAATCAGTGAGCTACCAACAATCTATAAGCTGTTATGAGTCTGCAGTAGCTGAAAAGTAATGTGCCAGTTGGTTCAATATTGAAAGAGACGGCCTTCAGGGACTTAtccaagtcttttttttttcttttttacctaaCTCATCATGGAGCAATAATGACAAGGTGATGAAACAATTGTGCAGGTTATTTGGAGACTGTGTTGAAATCAATAAATCATCTGGCGGTTCATGATGTGAGGCTTGAGAGCAAGGGATATGAAAGTGTATGACCAGACAACAAGAACAAGAAAGATAAACCTACTACTCTAGGAAACTATAGCAACAATATTATCACAGTTATGGCATTAAACATGATTGTTCTTTAACCGTCGTCGTTCAAACAGTTTGTCATCTTCACTACTCATGTAGTCAGTCTTTTATATGGTTAGGGAATTTATTCCATTTCACAACACGGGTATGGTTCAGAATGACTTCGCTTTATCTGCAGATGTCTCATGTCTTCAAAATTGATCTTGACTTGCAGTCGGTGCGGAAAGGACATACTTTTATTGATTACCTGTCTCGGTTGCTGGGATCAATATTATTTGTCAGTGGGCCGTCTGCAGTCACGTTGTCTGGGTTTGCCCATCTGTTCATAGATTGAACAAATAATTTATATTTCAGAAGCTTATGTACTAAATGGGAAATTACTGAATggctgaaaaagagaaaagatgaCTCTCACGCACCAAAATAGTGCCTTGGCGGATCATATTTGCACCTTGCTCAGTGTAAGGAGGCACATAAAACATATATGTGTGAGAGAGTGAGTTTTCAAAAGCTTTTatataataaaaactaaataatgaGCTGTGAAGCCTCAGTTGGTTAGACTATGTGATGCTGCAGTCACCCAGAAGGGTGCAGTGTAGCTTCACTGATTACTTCTATTGCAACATGTTAGAGGGCCGTGGTCcagatgtgcacacacacaccagcacacacaTACTCGCTGAGCAGGACATATAACTGGCAGAGCACTTCCCTCTCCACCTGTGAGCCCACCTGTGTGTCCATCTGCAGAGAAGAGGTGCCAGTTGTTCTGGTTAGGAGCCACTGTGTCTCAAGTACTTTACCCTATCAATGAAAGACTTCagtatgtatttgtgtgtgtctgtgtgtgtgtgtgtgtgtgtgtgtgtgtgtgtgtgtgtgtgtgtgtgtgtgtgtgtgtgtgtgtgtcttttgttAGTCATACATAATAAGACACATATCAATACACCTATCAGTCACAACATTAAAACCGCTGACAGGGGAGTGAGTCTTTGGTGCTCATCTTGCCATAATACAATGTTCCGGGAAAACTGCATCCTGACATTCGCACGATACTACTTTCTTACTTGTCACCGACCTAAATATTTTGGCAGTGCTTTCTCCTTCTTCCCATATGTCAATAGGGCACCTGTAAGTCCTGCAAAAACTTCTTAAGAAGTACTCATAAGACAGAATAGAACTTCCAAACTTCCCAGATACCAATCTGATGTAGCATGGAAGCAGGTATAAGCCACTGAGTCCCACGGCCCACATTTGCTTCTGCTCGAGTCCCTTTATCAGACACTCCAGGACATCCACAGATATGTTTTGCTTGTGGTCTGACTGGCCAGAACCTATTTGGTGGAAAGAGGAGGATATGATATGCATGACAGAGAACCATTTGCCAAaaatactgctgctactaccaaTAATAACGATAGGAATAATTATAaatcaaatatattattttgatAATATCTACAGACATTGACACCTTGTAGACTTGTAAGATTATTTTGCAATATGTCAGTGTACTTTTCTTGTTCAGCTAGTCTCTGATACACTTGAATAAACAAAGTTCATTAACAGATCAAATGTCTGCCAAGAGAATTTCAGATAATCATCATAAAATTGTTATTAGATGGCTTATATAAATCAAACTgaaaatgtgacaaacattgatgaataaactggagtttcattaaaaaaaaagaaaaaaagaaaagctttttGTATCCTTGGAACTAAATGCAGAATGAGCATTTATGGTGGATGACCGCTTGGGAAATAAAACCTCATGGCCATCTCATGTGTGAAGTGAGAATCTTTGTCCTTAACCCAAGATTTTCACTCCGTAACAGGAATGACCTCGCATCTGGTGTTGCCATGGCTTGTCTGACAGGAATATGTCTGTCCTCGCCAGGTAACAAATGAACCCAACACTCCAGAGACTGGTCTCgcatctgtttgtttttttccccctccaccTGTCTGTTCAGTGCACTGCATCAGACTGACACTCTTCTGCAGCCTTTATGGATTTCAGAGCATGCTTCTGACATTACAGGGAAATAGTCACCATAGAAACGTTAATTAAATTTGGGGCTGGGCTTGATTATGTACCAGAATGTGTTAGTCCATTACATTGTTTAAATACTGTACACTTGGTAGCTcacagcttttcttttcttttttcttttcagtgtttcttttttaacatgTGTCTATTatcatgtattttattgtacTACAtacatttcaagaaaaaaaaaatgccaaaaaaaattgctattctcttttttttaagtcataGTGTTGTTTCAATCTGTTGACTGGAAACATACAAGAATTTGAGAGATGCCATTTTGAGCTCCAGGAATTAGTTCTTAGTACTTACTGATAACTGATAAAGCATATGAATAATACAATTAGTAAGGAATCATCCTGGGGGGAAAGAAGGCACAGAGGTAAAGTGAATATGTAGTTTCTAATAGTTTAGTTTTCTGTGGCTCGTTACAAAATTCCACCAAAATGTCTAATTGAAGGAAGTTATGAATTTTTAGAAGAAAAGCTTAAGGTTTTACTTCATAACATTTTACTTCATGGATGAGTACTCAAAAGTAAACCCAgataccaaaataaaagtgaatgtAATTTGTGACTTAAATGGTAGGTATGGCAAACAACTACAAAGCAGCTGTTCTAGTCTATTGTTATTGGAAACTGTGGCATTAAAGCTGTCCCGAACCCTGATTTTAGGGTGTTgaattgtattatattataatgcAATATAATGTAAAGAACCGGGTGAGGACAACAGCCAGGGCACTCCCTCTGCTACTTGGAGGGGTTGAAAGCTTGAACGGAATGTCTGACACTGAAGAACAGATGCACAATTGAAACACTGTGTTACTGCTGTGGCTGCAGACAAGGCCATTTGATTGATACTGTTTTAGAACACTCCTGTCCTCATGGGCTTTACCTGGGAAGAAACCAGGGGAGTGGGAAAGGCGCTTGGGTGGCTCATCTGGGTTTTGGAGGAAAATTGGTGTCATCCATCAAACACTGCATTTAACAAATGCTAACGCAGGCCTGGCCAACAAAAGATTCGTATACAAGGCAGCGAACTGGGAAACGTGTGAGGTGCAGAGACTGTTGAGGGTCTATCAATCAGCCAGTCAGCTCCTTTATTTAACAAGCGAGGGCCAGAGACCCTGAGGGCCACACTCCATATTCTGGATGGTTGGGCATACAGTCTTGCcttgtaaaagaaagaaaaaagggggaagaGAGGGATGACTGGTAAAGGGAAAGAGGGGCATGAAGGGATTGAAGATGTGAGAGAGGGGTTTCAGTGTTGATGGAGGTGCAGGAGCGTTTGGCCCATGTCCCCTGGCTCACCAGTGTGTTTCATCTTCTCAGTGCAAGGGCCTGGAACTGTTGCTTGATGGGTTTTTCAGCCCTGTGGCTTCCGCTGTCCCGGCATCCATCTGGAGGGCTGCCGCGTGCAGAGCAGAGAGCCAGCCGCCCAGCCACACAGCCATAAAGAGCATCCCGTAGGCCAGGCAGTGCCACTGATCTAAGGTTTGCAGCTCTGTTCAGTGGACAGGCCAACACTCGGTAGCACACATTCCTGTCAGGGACACAGGCTGATCCCTAAGCCACGGTGTGCTCAATGGAAGAGCAGCCACGCTCTGACAGGTGGTGCACATCCAACCACGGAAACCTTCAAAGTTTGGAATATTGGAATGGAAAAGGGAATTCACTAGTCAGCATCCCTAATGGCACTGAGAAGACTATGTCACGTCTGCATCTTCCTCTCCTTTTATCTGTGTCTGTCCGTGGGACTGAAATAACATAGACATGTTATCTTACCATTTCTTGGATGGTGACTTTTATTACTTttcatgagttttttttttttttttttggttctagtggccctttattcaagttgcagacaggaggggggtagagagagagaatggggatgacatgcagcaaaggtgcgcaggccgggactcgaatctgcgaccgctgcaggagcgATGAAGTCTCAGTgtatgagccgcttgcttaatCTACTGTGCCAGCGAGCGGCTCATGAGTTTTGTTTTGatggattttatgtttttgatccAGAAAAGCAGCTTCACTTACAGTGGCAATTTATGgataacaaaaaagtaaaaaacactGGACACAGAAACTTCTGATTTTAATTAACTTGTTGTAAAGTTCCCTATAATAAAACAGGGCCTCCTTTGCATgtccaataagagaccgaagaACTACAGAATAGTTTGGTTTAATATGACGCAGTGCAGCATCAAGAACAACAATATCAGAGCAATATAATTGAAAATCAAGACCATATATACAGAGAGAATCATTACtgcctttcattattggatCCAATTTATGTATGCCCCAGGGAACAGAGTCGCAATAATGAATTGGTACCGTTGAGTTACTGTGTGCTCCATGTAGGTGCTGAACATGCATGAGATCCAGTCCGTCATATCTGATCCGAGAGCAGAAAGTACGgactgaaaatgtttttgtttctccTCAGGGCTACGTGGCATCATTAccatattttttccctcttgtcgACTGTAAATTCAGTGAATGTAGGCCTGTGGTGGGTAAGGTGGGCAGACGACAGACTGTATGAATAAACAGAGTCTGTCTGAGGGCAGCACTGTGGCCCCTACCTGCCCACCATCAATCAATATTACAGCGGCCACTGGCAGCCCAATCGCCCTTTTATAGGCCTCTGAAATGATCAAGCATCTGCTCATAACCATGCTTTATATATAGATGGATCGCACATATAATATCAAATCCTACTGGATGCAACATTGCAATATAGCGCATTTATCCAACACTGTGTAGAGTCGGTGGAATAAAAGGCCTTCAGACAGATCTCATGAATAACTGAATTTGTGTTTTCCAGTACTCCCTAAATATTAGAGTTTCGCTTTGTGTTAGACAAAAGCTCATAGTCACCTACTTTGTTGTACAATATTTAAAAGTGAGCCAAGTTGCTGGAAGTTCTGTGATAAAAGTTGAGGCCAGAAATTAGTTTGGTAGCTGGACTGGACAAAGGTTGCAGGGGCCTGGTCCGTAGAGAGGAGGCATGAATACTAGTGATCCAAGGTTAATGGTGGCTTGGACCAAAATGGATTCAGTGCCAGGGGTGTGTTGACAGGTGATATGACATGAATGAAGGTGGGCCATCAATCTCCCATTGGCTTCTCCGACCTTCCCCTGTCCATCTATAGCGGGTAGGGGGCGCTAGGTGTCATGGTGCTCTGACCTGTACAGGTCTCCAGACAGCCCACCTGCTGTCTGCCTAAATGCTTCCCCCTACAGCAAGAAGAGACTCACACATCTTCACGCTTGACTGCTGTAATGAAACTGTAATTGGAAGATAAAGAACTGTGACAGGTTGTAAGAGACTCAAAGTCTTCGGGCCAAATTCAAACCTCTTGCTCCAGGTTTGATTTTTACTGCCCTTTCTTCTCCTGAATCAATCTGACAATTTAATGGTACAAAAATGATGACAAAAAATGATGATGTGAAAGCCGATTTTTAATATGATTTCACACTTCTTTCATACTCCACCGGGGACTTTAGATCAAAGGGATTTAGTAACTCGCTCACACTGAGGAGAGAAACAATGAGGTGTCATTGCATACACATGTATACactctcacccccccccccccatgaaaAGTCCACCCCAGGCAGGTTCTGCCTCACGTTTAAAACCTGACGTAAATTCCCTGTCACAAATCCCTGGGAGCAGGCGGGCTTGAAGGCACAAAAGCAAATATTTCCGTTCCTGATCGTGGCCAATCCCTTTTAACATCCACACTGACCACCCTCTTCCCCACATCCTCTGAACTCACCCTAGCACCGCAAGCCAGCCATTTGTCACAAAGTAATTATAGAATTATCGATTGGCAAGCAATTAACACCTTTCTCCTCTTTTCCCACCCTCCTCCACACACATACCCGCTCCATCCTTTCATTTGAACTCTTAGAGAAAAAGAATAAGAGGTGAGGAAAAAGCTGTTGCAGCAACACATTTAATCCTACTGGCATTTCCTAGTTCTCCTCAAATTAATAGAGTGATGGAGACAAAGCAGCtactctcttccttcctctgtTTCCTGTGTTATTTTCACCGCTTGTCTTTCCTGCTGATCTATCTTTAACTCACAGGGATTTATTTAGGGTACAGCCAAATACTTTTCAAGCGAGGATGAATAAATATACCGTTAAAGCTTATTTCACAAAGAGTACTTTACATGGGTTGCAACATCCACATGGCTCCTATTGTGATAGGAACGTCACTGCTGCTGAGAAATACCAACCTGGTACAGGCTGTTCTTTTCTCATTTGGCAGCCTTTACTTTTACATCTTCTTCGTGCTCTGTT
This genomic window from Cololabis saira isolate AMF1-May2022 chromosome 8, fColSai1.1, whole genome shotgun sequence contains:
- the myorg gene encoding myogenesis-regulating glycosidase, translating into MYQVVPGGAGGTITDVIPKQKHTKDSRPLVGAGVIGLVLVIAAVTAWCYYIASLRKAELLKTQLLDLNKDGYIIRNQGGSIVFRMDFRSGTLDLDSCSKEGEILSCGRTTDRKLNFFIETVQPKDTVQCYRVRWEELVPDIPVEHAMTYKFAHWYGGAVSAIQHWPISISGQQAPKPFVTSDIYSNRDEFGGILESYWLSSNATAIKINNSVPFHLGWNDTEKTMYFQARYNDSPFKPNPGEAPCAELSYRVCVGLDVTSIHKYMVRRYFTKPNKVPAKVMFRHPIWSTWAKHKTDVDQEKLLSYAASIRKHNFNCSHLELDDRYTSRYGDFEFDPVKFPNASDMFRKLKSDGFLVSLWIHPFVNYDSANFHTCVERGYFVREPTGRLPALVQWWNGIGGILDFTNPEARDWFALQLRTLRSKYGVASFKFDAGETNYLPWKFSTWAPIRDPSFFTRHYTEMAIPYNDRAELRSGYQSQNISCFFRPIDRDSVWGYELGLKSLIPTVLTISILGYQFILPDMIGGNAYLNCTGKDCTLPDRELYIRWLELAAFMPSMQFSIPPWEYDNEVVEIARKYTALHESIVAPRVLELAGEVIDTGDPIIRPLWWIATGDETAYKIDSQFLIGDDLMVAPVLEPRKQERDIYLPAGHWRSYKGERFEIKEPLHLTDYPVDLDEIAYFVWGLREGH